CTCTATTAGTTTTAACCTACACAGGTACTCATGGTTATCAATATATTatgctaattgatgattatgaaaaccacagACAACTCTTAAAGCTTGcatcacaccatctggaggtattggtatacctcgtagctcaaatgggcattcacattttttagtcccagtatttTTTTAAGGATTGGCCATCAACTAGAGATTGTGGCGGTTTGTACTTTCCACCTTTTTCACACATAAGATAGCACTTTGGCAACTTACCATCTTTTAAATTAGtagaatttttaataaccactacaatacCATTCTTCAGACCAACTGTCTTTGcttaatttatcatatcttctctacttttaaatatttatttaaaaattataataaagatgTATAAGTATGATATTATGCAATCTTAACATAATTTctctaattataaaataaataacgaatatgcataaaacaacgataataactaacctgatctATGGTAAATTCGATTGCATAATCGTAACTATTGTTATAGATACTCTATCCATTtggaacatcattctcaattgaccaactataTGAAATAAACTCAAatagtcatccataattttttctatgaATTATGAAAAGTAATAACTAAGAAGATAACTATTTTttaggaagaaagaaaaagaggcTGAGAGGGAAATAGCAGTGGAGGGAGATGTGActgaagagtgactaaaaatgaagtttgagaggaggatttaaggggggggttctgacatgtgtcaagagttgaagaatGAGTAATTTAAGGGAATAGGAGGTTttaacatgtgtcaagagttgaagagtGGGTAATTTAAGAGGAGAGGAGGTTctaacatgtgtcaagggttagagagggtaatttaaagggagagagGTGTTTTAACATGTGTAAGGATtggagggtgggtaatttaaagagagtgagaagttctgacatgtgtcaagagttagaAGTGGAGTAATTTAAcgggatgagagattttgacatgtgtcaagggttggaagagGTAATTTAAAGgaatgagagattttgacatgtgtcaaaagTTGgaagggggtaatttaaagggatgaggtATTTTGACATATGTAAGGGTTGGAAGGGGGTAATTTAaaaggatgagagattttgatatatgtcaaaagtTGGAAGGAGGGTAATTTAAAGAGAGAGGAGGTTATGACATATGTCAAGTGTTAAAGAGGGGTAATTTAAAAGAAGGGggtgttttgacatgtgtcaatgattagaggatgggtaatttaaagaggaTGAGAGATTCTGACATATGTCATGTGTCAAAGATTGGAAggagggatgatttaaagggagagaaggttctgacatgtgtcaagagttgaatggggataatttaagtgtcaaattaggaaGGTAATTTAAAGGAAGCGAGAGATTCtgacatatattaaaaaatatataagtattgataaaaataaataaacaaaatttattaaaaataaaactaaatagaattaaaaaacataataaattaaattaaataaaattaatatatatatatataataataattaaaattaaataaaattgggaaaaaaataaaaatagaaatgggggggggggggagggggggttgCGGTGTAAGAGAAGGGAAGCAATTTGCCTTTAGGGCATCCACAATATTTGAGAATATTTCTCTCAAATATTTGTGGTCTCCATTTCCATAtcactttttaaatattttactatTCAAATATCTCAAATCTTACAATGAAATATCTCATCATCCAAATATTTATAAATCATACTCATCAAATATTTCTCGCTTAAATATCCTCAATTTCACAATCAAATATCttactaattaaatatttaaccaatattccaaaaaataaataaacattgattttattttctagcgtttattttttatttatttttttaatgcttCTGTTTTTTTCCCAATGCTTGTTGTTTCAAACGTtgggttttatttatttttaaattttttttttaaacgttcGTTTGTTTTTTtcggtttaattaaattaaaaagaatggaCAACCCACCATTTTGATGGGCCCCATAAAAAGAAATCATTGGATACAAATTTATATCTAATAATTTCCAATCACTTCTTAAATATCTCCCAATAAAAAGTATTTAAGAGGGAAGGATATTTGAAGAAATATTCGTTTCAAATATTTCTATTGAAGATGCTCTTAGAAAATAGGAATTAGTCAAAAGGCAGAGTTGCCTGGCAGGCATGATTACGTCAACTTCCAAACATGTGCAAAGGATTTCCTTTTTCTTCTGATTTTGAAGAATAGAAGAACAAAACCCGGGATTGAGAAAGATGATAAGTTCAATGAATCATGTTTGaagtttttctttttccaaaataaataaataattaaattttgacgcAAACTATGAAAATGAAGAAAAGTCCACCTAGCAAGGTTGAATTGTCTACGTGGATTACTGACCACTGTTTTTGACCTGGTTTCTATGATAAATTTTGATATAATTTAATTGATAATTGcgtaaaattccaaaaaatcaaAGAGCACtttttaaattaatcattaaaaAGAGTTCAGCTTATTTTTATTATTCAAATTATTTCTCTTTATTTAACTAATTTGAATGCTAATAAgcatttataattattatatctaTAGCCGGCCGGAATCAAtcctaattaataatatattataataataataattaatcaaaaATAGCTTTTGGCAATCTCAGGGCACGCTTTTAATGATGAGTTGAGTTGATTCTCTTTTAGTTCATGCTATGTTTCAtggggaaagaaaataaaatatgatttattttttttaaaaaaaaaaagataacaaattaataaatttatttcccttttaattattattattatttttttttgaaaaggagATAGCCATGATTTTGATTCAATGCACCTTATCGAAAGGATTGGTGGAATAGTAGGTCCATCTCTCGCTTGATTAAGATACAAAATATAATTGATCATTAATTTCATTCAGGATATTACTTGTTTGACTCCTGAAACAATTTATAATTGATTAGAATCAGGTAAATTATAATATATACATGCATGTACAAAAgtattttaataatatcatatttatatattaattacattcatatatatatatgcatacattataattaaaagataaaaatttTTATCTGGTCATTTTGACCAATAAAATTTACTGTTATAATAAATTCTATTCAGttaaatgaaatttaattaattttgttcatCAACATGCCATGTGACGAATTAAGTAATAGTCTTATATTGAATGCAATATATATACCTGTTAAGTAGAAATATTTAGAGGTTGTGTACAATTGttctttataattttataatcttaataaatttagtATTATTTTTTCAACAGTGAAGTCGACTAAAATTACTCTGGATTAACCAATCAACTTTTCCCTCTTCTATTAGGCATCTCCTCATTGCTTGGCTCTCAAAAAAGTGTGCATGATGTCAAGCTTTTGTTGCCATGATATTTTCATAGTCGGATCGAAGAGCTTAAATGTCATTTGGTTGATCAAGATCTAATTAAGACAAACCATCCTTCTTTAACCCTGATCAAggaatcttaattttttttaataatgagagagatttttttttaataacatcCGACATCTGCACTCAAATTCTGCAATATGCCAGCATCGCAAGTCGAATCATGTCATCCTGGCTGAGATCCTAATTCACCCGTTGACACTCAACGCAACGAGAACTGACTACGCAAGGCATCTTTCAAAGCTGTGATGGTTGACTTGACCTGCGCCGTCAGACACGAACAAAACCACCATCGATTCATCTGTTCAGGTGCAGACCCTAAACGCACACGTCCTCCGTGACTTCATCATCGTCGTCGTCTCCTCCTCCTCGACTTTTTATCTTTTCATTCCGGTCAAGACGCCCCCACCCCGAACCTTCCCCGGCCCTTCTCGCCTCCGCCGCCACCCTTCTGTCTCCACCCCCCCTCCCGGTTCCTTGCCCTCTCGTCACCGCCTACAGACCAACTCCGACGTCCTTATATATACCCTTCCCGACTCCTCTGTACCTCAACTGCAAGCCAACTGTTCGATATATTTCCAGAGAGCTAGAAAGATGAACATGACGACATTGATGGCCACCAGGAGAGACGCCGAGGCCGAGCTCAACTTGCCGCCTGGCTTCCGCTTCCACCCCACCGACGAGGAGCTCGTCGTCGACTACCTCGTCCGCAAGGCCACAGGCCAGCGCCTCCACGTCCCCATCATCGCAGAGGTCGACCTCTACAAGCTCGACCCTTGGGACCTTCCAGGTATGGCATGGCATAGCTATCCGTCAATCATTCCTTCGAACACCTTGCCAGTGCTCTAAAAATTGCTCCTTTCTGTGACCAGAAATGGCGTTGTTTGGAACCAAAGAATGGTACTTCTTCACTCCGAGAGACCGCAAGTACCAGAACGGGTCGAGGCCCAACAGGGCCGCCGGAAGAGGGTACTGGAAAGCCACCGGCGCCGACAAGCCGATATCGGTGCCGGGAAGCCGTCGGCCTATCGGGATAAAGAAAGCTTTGGTGTTCTACCACGGCAAAGCTCCGAGAGGCGTCAAGACGGATTGGATCATGCATGAGTACCGCCTCGCCGACGTCGATCGATCCGCCAACAACAACAAGGGCAATCTGAGAGTAAGTCCCATGCACGGCCGCCTCGCTAAATCATAAAATTATGACAACTAACCAAAGAAAATCCATCACTGCAGTTGGATGATTGCGTCTTGTGTCGCTTGTACAACAAAAAGAACAACTGGGAGAAGAAGACGCAACAGAACAGGAAGCCCGCAGATTCCTTTGACACGAATGGTGACGAAAGGTCAGACAGTACTGCGTGGAGTGCTAAAGATTCCGACGACGTCGAGCATAATTCTGGCGCCGGCGGTTTTCAGGAGGTGGATGCTGTGAAAGAAGAGGAGGATTGGTTCATGGGCTTGGATCTGGATGACTTCCAGAGCACCATGGACGCAATTGGATTTGAACCTGCATCAGTTGTCAGTATCTCAAACCAGGATTACTTCAATCCGGGTGTCAACTATCTGGAGCAGATCCAATCAAACAAGCAGCTGTTTTGGAATTAGATTTATTCCTCTGTAGATAGTAGGAGGAAGATATACCAGAATAGGATGAAAAGAACAACTCTAAACGTGCCAGTTGCAGAAGGTTATAAACGTATCTCCAAGAGGAGACCAGAATAGGATTCTTCTGTGTTTGTTCTTCCAATTTTGGAACAGAGATACTCTAACATGAAGGGGTGAAACTGATCCCTTACTAGCAGAttgatgattttttatttattaatttgattGTAAAAGGAGTTTGGGAATTCGGTCACTCCCCTTTGCTCTGTCACCTCTAATTATGATATAGATATAGAAACGCTCGGATATTTGTTAACAGTTCTATCTTCTTTCTTGTAATGTGCACGGTGGGTTTTATGTTGTGTTGCGGCTGTCGATCTATAAGCAACGTGTGTTAGAAAACCCAAAAACTGTAAAGGAAAAGTGTTTTCTCGAGTCGGGTCAGTTGGATAAGCTGGTCAAATCAAGCGAAGTAGGTCAGGTGCTCAACTTGAGCAACATGACTTATATATTTCGGGACGAtctagtgactagcacatgaAATGCaaacgaatcaccttttgccaacTTGGCCAATATATCCACAAAAACTCTGAGATTGAATTAGTGTTTTGTTAGTTGCAAACACACACTAATTAACATTTTTCTCCCAACCTGCCTATTTAATCTACGTTTAGGACACTTGTATGTGCAGGTCTACTAATTATATCTTCCATTTAAATCAACATAATCACATAGTTTAATCTTCATAATAAGCCCACGTCGACACATCGTTAACTTAGTCGTATCAGTTGTCCTATCCGGCTACCTTGAATGAGTCTCCTAAGCTTTAAGCCTCAAACAATATATAATCTCGTGTAGTTATTAATGCGGTATATTCAACATCATCACCTTGTCATTTTCGTGGTGTGAACTTGCGAACCTGAAGAATGTTGGCAGATTTTTCTTCTTGTCGAACTTGATCGATACTTTCTTTAAAAACAATGTGCAAGACGGCAATCAATTGTTCATATTCTTTTTGTCACTAGCATTGCATAGTTTGCATACACCTGGCTTTCATTTACAAGTCCTTGTTCAAATGTTATAGTTTAATCCTTCGGACGACCTCAGTGATAGCGACATTGTGCATGGTTTTATTCCCTGCACCAAGCTGTGCTTGTTCACCTTCCTTGTCTCTCGGACTGCCCAAAGAAGGCAACCAACAGCATTGAAGCTCCATTGGCTTCAGATTAAGGTATAAGAGATATAGCTTTTACGGAATGATGGTGTGGTTCAACTGATCGAAAGCTAAAGCTAGTAGCTTTCTTCACAGATGGAGGGGTTTTGTCTGCTGTTGATGTGCTTTGCCTGTCTTAGACTTAGCTTCTGCGCAACAGATTCACAGGATGGTAGTTCCTTTCTTCCTTTCCTTGTGTTTTTCAATTGAAATATGATCTTTTCTTACATCCATTCGTAAGAAGAATATTTCTGAAGGAGAGAAT
This window of the Zingiber officinale cultivar Zhangliang chromosome 3B, Zo_v1.1, whole genome shotgun sequence genome carries:
- the LOC122056380 gene encoding NAC domain-containing protein 68-like, yielding MNMTTLMATRRDAEAELNLPPGFRFHPTDEELVVDYLVRKATGQRLHVPIIAEVDLYKLDPWDLPEMALFGTKEWYFFTPRDRKYQNGSRPNRAAGRGYWKATGADKPISVPGSRRPIGIKKALVFYHGKAPRGVKTDWIMHEYRLADVDRSANNNKGNLRLDDCVLCRLYNKKNNWEKKTQQNRKPADSFDTNGDERSDSTAWSAKDSDDVEHNSGAGGFQEVDAVKEEEDWFMGLDLDDFQSTMDAIGFEPASVVSISNQDYFNPGVNYLEQIQSNKQLFWN